A genomic segment from Triticum dicoccoides isolate Atlit2015 ecotype Zavitan chromosome 1A, WEW_v2.0, whole genome shotgun sequence encodes:
- the LOC119354356 gene encoding uncharacterized protein LOC119354356: MSLSFRLRWNSKGKAMDDAAPALLRRHQAVAATRCRDEGEEESCFPGVHPLSRNDTQPQARDACVGGSRSTSFSTHVRHPPWMMTTTRASTATTTPRTWSNSATTSSTARLRPRSCSASTTTSSPDLWFIILTACHLCHRCPVSRTIGTAPPPSPLML; this comes from the exons ATGTCGCTGTCGTTTCGCTTGCGTTGGAACAGCAAAGGGAAGGCCATGGACGACGCCGCTCCAGCCCTTCTCCGACGCCATCAAG CAGTAGCAGCAACTCGATGTAGGGACGAGGGAGAGGAGGAGTCCTGCTTCCCCGGCGTGCATCCTCTCTCTCGGAACGACACCCAACCTCAAGCGAGAG ATGCATGTGTGGGTGGCAGCAGATCAACCTCCTTCTCAACCCATGT CAGGCATCCTCCGTGGATGATGACGACAACCAGGGCATCCACCGCCACGACGACACCCCGCACATGGTCCAACTCGGCTACAACCTCCTCTACCGCGCGACTGCGGCCGCGGTCGTGTTCGGCATCGACTACAACCTCCTCTCCG GATCTTTGGTTCATTATACTGACTGCATGCCACCTCTGTCATCGCTGCCCCGTCTCCCGCACCATCGGCACCGCCCCTCCGCCTTCTCCTTTGATGCTGTAG